The sequence below is a genomic window from Ipomoea triloba cultivar NCNSP0323 chromosome 2, ASM357664v1.
tGACttattatttagtttcattgGAATTTGAGATTTTCTGTGTTTTGAATATACTTTGTTAATTCACCATTATAGTTTCGAGTCTATGTTggttggcaaattatgctatggaacATATGTTCTCAAATTTAgtactctatgtttacaattttaactctatatttacaattttatatctcaatatacaaaattacattactctattgaacatagagttataaaattgtgaatatagagctatgaaattgtgaacataaaattatgaaattgtgaacatgaagtaaaattgtgaacatggagttatgaaattgtgaacatggagctataaattatgaatataaagttatgaaattgtgaacatagacccggatgcaccttgcaaggtgaacccgagtccatggcataacaactttATGTTGGTGTGGTGAATGACAATATGACATGATTGACCAGTGAGGAGCCACCATTTGGTGTTTGCTGTTGTTGTTGGCGTGTGTATTGCAAGccatatatttgtatattaggTCCCCCCATTAAGTTAGGCAGAGATAGGCCTAGTGGGACCTTTGAGAAAGTTTGGTTAGTTTAGTAACTtggaaaaattgagaatttttcaaaaaaaatggagaattggaaAGGTGGAAGAATGGAAAATTTGTTTACTAAAATCAATTTTCTAAAGTGACCTTCCATCTTCATTCTTCCGTTTCTTTAAGATTTTGGAGAGAGTGAAAAAGTAGTTCTCCGTTTGgagaaatgagaaatacacGGGTGAACAGTACTAAACTTACCCCAAGATCCCAGGTTTGAATCACGCTCACTGTGCcccctattttttttaatgcgcCCAGATCCTCTTCTTCAGCCTCCTTTACTTTCGTTTtgatcctattattattattattattattattattattattattattatattattattattattattattattatctttattattgttgttgttgttgttgttattattttattacatctttattattattgttgttgttgttattattattttattattagtatattattattattattattattattattattattattatacaaatattatatgggatgattatatttaatgaggttttgagtattttgttttgtaatcaaactatgctttttttttttttggaaactaaTCAAACTATGCtaaaactaaagaaatgaaaaattagaggaatagagaaggaaaattgaaaaactggagaaatgaaaaattgaaaaaatggagaaggaaaatggaaaactggagaaataaaaaattggaaatgaaaaaacagagaaatgaagtaaacgaccctTCTTTGCTTTTTCTGAAGGAAAATAGAGCAGAAAAGGTTTATCCAATTGatctcttttttaaaaaaaaatattttcttcaaaggAAGTGGTTAGTAGAATGGCACAGAGAGGTAAAGGTCTTCATTCAATTAAATTTGTGTAGTCTGATTCTTCAGAGCAACTTGATGTGGGAAATGAGACTGGCTATAGAATGATATCAGATAGTATACCAGAGAATGGGGAATTTTTTAGTAAGGTTAATGACAGTGTTAATAGGGATAATGATGAATCCCCTGAATCCTAAACCCCAAACCCTAAAAGCAGCTGCAATTCCcaatattttgaatatatattcaattaggCAATTAGAATATACAAATCTACAAAAGCATGAAGCATATATTTAATCACTAATTgggattaaaaaattaattgtaaaagTGCAAAACATAATCGCCATTAGGGCAAATtacaaactaattaattaagagaATATTTATACGATTATGTATTCAATTAGGCGATTAGCagaatagaatttttttaaaacttgtacTGGGCAATCAATGATTTCTAAAATGATTCTTTTGggtaaaaaaataagaattgcTTGATAAGACGAGTTTGTGATCATttgtcttttttgtttttagcatGATAGCGGGCAATCAGTCCACCGAGTGGAATCCATAATATCACCACATCAGTAACAGTTCGGTGGGCAACATGTAAAATCACGACCTAGTTGGCAGAGATACTGCATGCCAACACACTGGTCAGGACTCTCCTTTACCTTTACATGGTTTTCGTCTGGCTCTACACCCAAAATTTCCCAGCTCTACCAACATTTAATTTCCTCATCATTTTGATGCCGGTGCCTCCAAATCTGACAAAATATTATTCATATCCTTAAAATAAGGCCACTTTTCCTGGCTCTTTCTATCCTTCTTACTTTCCTGTTAAGAAGACAGCAGGAGGTCATACAAAATACAAAGTCAGATTATAGCATTTCAACAAGttctataaaaataataataactatagcACATTGATAAGCTCCCAAAACAAACCAGTACAGACTTCTCAACTTCCAGTAGAATATCAGAGTCCCATAATTAAGGCCATCTGTATGAGATAGGGAATTGCAACTAGGATtttatgtgattatgattgtgAAATTGACTCCAAGTTACTTAAATATTATTGGGATAACAAAGTTACTAAAAGATTTCACAATAATTAACAAATGGTATTAACAAATATTTAGTTCAAAGGAAACCAGGTGTATATCAAGCAGATGATCTAAATGGACCAAGAAGCAATGAACTACAAACCTCGTATTTTGAAACAAGAGATGCCCACAGCGATTTGCATTGCCCAGGACTTCGACTGATTCCGTCAGATAGTAAATTTGAAGATATCTCTTGCCAGAGAGCCATTCTCCCCTTGAGAACTTGGAATTTGCTATTCAGTTCACCACGCATTTTAATCAACTTCTTAACCTCTTCAGGTTTCCACTTGTTCCTTGTCATGGACTTCGAAGATTTCAATTTAGATTTTGACAAGTCAGAACTATCATGTAGTTGTTCTTGGAGAGGGGAACCATCACCATTTTCTTCTGATGGATGAATGGTTGATGATGTTACAAATGGTTTCCAAAAGTCATCTGATGGAAGGTCATTGTTAGAACAATCTTGCAACAAGCTAGAGCTTGTAGTTTCTTCATCAGATGCATCTCTTTCAATATCTATATCAGTACCTACTTGAAGACATAAAGAATGAGATGGATTGCATAAAGTACAAATGATGAAAGAGTGCaagatatatatagaaaatcCAAGCATTTCAACTCTAGGCATACTCATGTACTAAGGATGAACAGCACAACTAAATCAAACTTCATACATACATGGAATGTTCTATAATGTGTACAAGAGACTAAGTTCCATTATACCATACCATAAATAGCTCCATTACTAGTTTACTCTACTCATTAATCACTTAGAAATAGAATTCTCCAGCTAACCAAGTTATCAAACGTAATTAATAATGTGTGCCCTTAAAGTAGCTAAAATTGTAGAACTAGGTAATAACAGAAGTGCATTCATGGGTTTATTAGTAcgtagtatatataattattattagtgatCATTCTTCTACAAAAGTGATCAGTTCAAATGGCATGAGCTGAAAAGGAAATAACACTTGTAATGAGACAGCAAGAACCATTGACAAAGACTTTCTCCATTTGTAAAAGTTGAAACACAGCAGAAACCATAAACCTAACCTTTTTCTTCCTCATATGCAATGTTCATCAGATGTTCTGGGACATTGTCTTCTTCTGCTTGTGTTGTATTTGACCATCTCTTTTGCTGATCTCCATTGATGGCTTTTCTTAGCACAGAAATTCCAGAACCAACATGTGACTTTCCTGATAGCTTACCATTGATCTCATCTGCTAGGACACTGACAGGATTTTCTATAGCAATTGCAATAACTTCAGGCCTTTTGCTACTATATTTTCTCACTAGTTTCCTTAAAACTTCAGATACAGTTCTTTCAATGTGGTGGAGAGGACAATTTACAGGACAGCTAGAGAGTGCAGCATGTGCAGCTTTGTGGAGTGCATCCAAAAGTTTTCCTTTATCAAGCCATAGACAACGTGTGGTGATtcttatttttccttttataacTTTCTCAGATAGAGTATCAGTGGGTTGAGGACGTAAAATCTCCATACTGTAGCATAAATCAAGCTATCAGTATCACAAAGTAAAATATACACAAGCTGGATGCTAAAGAATGCTACCTGACCACTATTATACCATCTGATGCAATTCTCATTCTCTCATCAACACACAATTCAGCAGCTGTTCCAAATGCTTTGTCACCATCACTATACATTAACTGCAGTTTTGGAACTCTATTAGCATTACTATATCTGTAATGTACAAGTAGGTAATTAAGTAGATCTTCGGATGTGATAAACAGAGATGTATTTTGAAGAATAAGACACCTGTAAATTCTCTTTTCCTAAGGAAATAAAACCATTTGATAGAACTCTTCTGTTCCTCAAATGTGAAACACCAAGCATCTCTCCATTCTTGATAACCTGATTACAAAGTAATTGTTAAAAGTTTTTCACAATTGAAAAGAGGAAGCACACTATATCTGAAAAAGATTGATCTATGCATAATATCAACTTTAGTAGCCATTTCTCCAATACCCGTAGTTATTAGCATTCATTTAATGCACCACAGCAACATCACTGATTGAAGtatatttatttcatattttcatacATATCAATGTTGGAAAATAGAAGTTAGCAAAAGCAGATTACTCGAACATAAtcagagaaaataataataataataataaataactaaatacaaAAAAAGGGGGGGGTGATCAACATTTATATGGTTATCCATTATAGATCGAAGAGGATCAATACTTGGTCAAAAAATAGAGATAGTGGAAGCCAGAAGACTAAGAACTGTGTTGAAGCCTCCATAAGAGGAGCCTGTAAGAGACACTCCAACTTACAAGGATTGTTGAACAGGTGATGTCATATGATGGAATTTCAATGGAACATGAGCCAATTAAAAATCAACCTTTAACATTGTCGGGACTGTTGATTTGCtcattacaaaattatattttggtaATTAAGCTTGAGGTATGATACTGTTTCAACCAGATATCAGTGGTGCTAATTTCCATTTCTGGGAAAATCTTGTATTTTTATTACACTTACAGAGTTTCTGTATAACAAGGAAATCCATTAATTTCACAAGCaaaaagatataaataaaaGCGACTCCACATATCTTAACTTCTTAAGCATTATTAGTTCGCTCTAGCCTGGTAATGAGGTATATATGTTAGAACTGTACCTCCTTGTACCCTCAAAACAAAGCTGACATGCTCTGTATTGAAAATCTCAGCAGTTTAAATGAAGTTAAACAAATATAACTTACCGTGCTGTGCCGAATGCCAGTTGACCTCCCAAGCAGTTCATGCTCCTTTAGGAACAAGAGTTCTCCATGAATTGGAAGAAAATGTTGCGGCTTCACAATTCTCAGCACTTCTTCcttaaaatatgaatttcaaatagattttcaattcataaatcatttatttttttccgtATTTGGAGAATAGAACCACATAGTTCTAAAGTGAATGAAGCAggaaaattataaacaattttagtTTGCACTTGCAGTCTTGCACTGACAagtttaagagaaaatataGTCAAGATACAACATAACTATTCTATTCATAGCTCAATCTAATCTATAAGATCCCAATCCAATAAAACTCCAGTGACATATATGAGTTTCACTTTAAGAATAAAGAATTACCAATTCTTCACGGTGGCCATGGCCAGATGTGTGCAACAGCTCATTCTTGCCCATGATTACTGTTGATCCTATTTCAGAAATACGGTTTAGCATTTTCATTACCCGAGTCTCATTGCCAGGGATCACCTATAAGATACATTGCATAATTTATCATGACAATTGAACATCTCACAAATTTATCCCACGAAGGGGAAAAAGTGAAAAACGATAAAAGCAACCAGGAATATGAAGATTCAACAAACAGTCTGATAAATTTCCTAAGACATTGTATGTTTGGTTTGGATTctgggaatataatattaccttgtttggttaagggttatattttacgtaatatggatcaatttactataatgtcctcaataatatatgtgtgtgtgtgtgtgcacgcggtctatatttatttatttatatgtatacaATTCATAAGTGTGTTTATAATTATACATAAACAAATGTATATCAAtgcttaatattaataaataaataaatgtataaatatacacacatgtatatttgattatataaacatagactccgtatttattttatatatgttgttgtatcacattaccttgaaacattaccaCCACATCaactttgaggtaatataacattaccaggtaatctaATAACTTaaaccaaacaaggtaatacAACATTACCACTTACCAGACACACATTAGTACATTACCTAGGTAACCAAATGCCCCCTTAAAGTCATAAATTTTACAACTCATTACCTTAGCAGAGTAAAGAATCAAATCCTCTTTGCTCAATTTGAGTGAATGGCTACTCCCATAAGATGCAAGATTCAATGCAGCACGTGGTTCAGCCTGACAGAGCAGTAAATTTAGATAGACAAGAATGAAGTTTGCAAAGGCATAAAAAGCATCAATATTACTTACTTGAGAGCCTGTTGTGACAATCAACAAGTCTTTTGGggcatatgaatcaatatcttCTGCTTTCACCTGTGAAGAGATGCACATCAAAATCATATGCACAAGTATTCTAATTAGATTACGGTATAAAGGTCTAATCAGACTGGTAGATTTATCATTAATGTGGTAAACTTATCTAAGACAGAATTAACATACTCCAATTTACATAAAAGCTTATTCAGTCATCTATATTTTCTTCTATTACTTTCATAGTTTTACAAACCACacccaagaagaagaagaagaagaagaagaagaagaagagagcaCACGCGCAAGATGTATACAAAAACTATAAAACAAAGGCCAGTTGTGAAAAAAACTTCAATTCCATTTTTACACTGCTTGACATCATGCGATGGTCGTCAGTAGGTGACAGAGAACCATCACCCCCCAGTAAGGATGAAGTGTTAATTCATTACCAAAGTTGATGGATCAATCGGTGCCTTCCCAGCTTTCCACGCAGCATCAAGGTATGTCCTCAAGGACATGCCAACAAACacctattcaaattattatattaccaAATGAATCCATAGGCAGAGATTATTCTAAGCAACAATAAAAGGTCATAAGGGCCCAGGCCCGCATGGGTAGCTCAATTGATTCCTGGGTGACAGATCACAGGCAAGGACGCCGGGTCAAGCTCGGGCAGCCGTAGTGTGGGAGTTTCACCCTCTTGTGGGGGTGGCTCC
It includes:
- the LOC116009863 gene encoding ribonuclease J isoform X4 encodes the protein MKMAVTSFSSSVSLCPYKLWYQPHLRRRFVSCSVRSPSVKDIRGAKLPRKRNVKGEGVGKSMEDAVQRKMEQFYEGSDGPPLRILPIGGLGEIGMNCMLVGYYDRYILIDAGVMFPGYDELGVVKIIPDTTFIEKWSHKIEAVVITHGHEDHIGALPWVIPALDSGTPIFASSFTLELIKKRLKEFSIFVPSRLKVFKTRRRFTAGPFEVEPIRVTHSIPDCCGLVLRCDAGTILHTGDWKIDESPLDGNIFDREALEELSKEGVTLMMSDSTNVLSPGRTLSETVVADSLLRHISAATGRIIATQFASNIHRLGSMKAAADLTGRKLVFVGMSLRTYLDAAWKAGKAPIDPSTLVKAEDIDSYAPKDLLIVTTGSQAEPRAALNLASYGSSHSLKLSKEDLILYSAKVIPGNETRVMKMLNRISEIGSTVIMGKNELLHTSGHGHREELEEVLRIVKPQHFLPIHGELLFLKEHELLGRSTGIRHSTVIKNGEMLGVSHLRNRRVLSNGFISLGKENLQLMYSDGDKAFGTAAELCVDERMRIASDGIIVVSMEILRPQPTDTLSEKVIKGKIRITTRCLWLDKGKLLDALHKAAHAALSSCPVNCPLHHIERTVSEVLRKLVRKYSSKRPEVIAIAIENPVSVLADEINGKLSGKSHVGSGISVLRKAINGDQQKRWSNTTQAEEDNVPEHLMNIAYEEEKGTDIDIERDASDEETTSSSLLQDCSNNDLPSDDFWKPFVTSSTIHPSEENGDGSPLQEQLHDSSDLSKSKLKSSKSMTRNKWKPEEVKKLIKMRGELNSKFQVLKGRMALWQEISSNLLSDGISRSPGQCKSLWASLVSKYEESKKDRKSQEKWPYFKDMNNILSDLEAPASK
- the LOC116009863 gene encoding ribonuclease J isoform X2, whose translation is MKMAVTSFSSSVSLCPYKLWYQPHLRRRFVSCSVRSPSVKDIRGAKLPRKRNVKGEGVGKSMEDAVQRKMEQFYEGSDGPPLRILPIGGLGEIGMNCMLVGYYDRYILIDAGVMFPGYDELGVVKIIPDTTFIEKWSHKIEAVVITHGHEDHIGALPWVIPALDSGTPIFASSFTLELIKKRLKEFSIFVPSRLKVFKTRRRFTAGPFEVEPIRVTHSIPDCCGLVLRCDAGTILHTGDWKIDESPLDGNIFDREALEELSKEGVTLMMSDSTNVLSPGRTLSETVVADSLLRHISAATGRIIATQFASNIHRLGSMKAAADLTGRKLVFVGMSLRTYLDAAWKAGKAPIDPSTLVKAEDIDSYAPKDLLIVTTGSQVSNIDAFYAFANFILVYLNLLLCQAEPRAALNLASYGSSHSLKLSKEDLILYSAKVIPGNETRVMKMLNRISEIGSTVIMGKNELLHTSGHGHREELEEVLRIVKPQHFLPIHGELLFLKEHELLGRSTGIRHSTVIKNGEMLGVSHLRNRRVLSNGFISLGKENLQLMYSDGDKAFGTAAELCVDERMRIASDGIIVVSMEILRPQPTDTLSEKVIKGKIRITTRCLWLDKGKLLDALHKAAHAALSSCPVNCPLHHIERTVSEVLRKLVRKYSSKRPEVIAIAIENPVSVLADEINGKLSGKSHVGSGISVLRKAINGDQQKRWSNTTQAEEDNVPEHLMNIAYEEEKGTDIDIERDASDEETTSSSLLQDCSNNDLPSDDFWKPFVTSSTIHPSEENGDGSPLQEQLHDSSDLSKSKLKSSKSMTRNKWKPEEVKKLIKMRGELNSKFQVLKGRMALWQEISSNLLSDGISRSPGQCKSLWASLVSKYEESKKDRKSQEKWPYFKDMNNILSDLEAPASK
- the LOC116009863 gene encoding ribonuclease J isoform X1, with the protein product MKMAVTSFSSSVSLCPYKLWYQPHLRRRFVSCSVRSPSVKGYADIRGAKLPRKRNVKGEGVGKSMEDAVQRKMEQFYEGSDGPPLRILPIGGLGEIGMNCMLVGYYDRYILIDAGVMFPGYDELGVVKIIPDTTFIEKWSHKIEAVVITHGHEDHIGALPWVIPALDSGTPIFASSFTLELIKKRLKEFSIFVPSRLKVFKTRRRFTAGPFEVEPIRVTHSIPDCCGLVLRCDAGTILHTGDWKIDESPLDGNIFDREALEELSKEGVTLMMSDSTNVLSPGRTLSETVVADSLLRHISAATGRIIATQFASNIHRLGSMKAAADLTGRKLVFVGMSLRTYLDAAWKAGKAPIDPSTLVKAEDIDSYAPKDLLIVTTGSQVSNIDAFYAFANFILVYLNLLLCQAEPRAALNLASYGSSHSLKLSKEDLILYSAKVIPGNETRVMKMLNRISEIGSTVIMGKNELLHTSGHGHREELEEVLRIVKPQHFLPIHGELLFLKEHELLGRSTGIRHSTVIKNGEMLGVSHLRNRRVLSNGFISLGKENLQLMYSDGDKAFGTAAELCVDERMRIASDGIIVVSMEILRPQPTDTLSEKVIKGKIRITTRCLWLDKGKLLDALHKAAHAALSSCPVNCPLHHIERTVSEVLRKLVRKYSSKRPEVIAIAIENPVSVLADEINGKLSGKSHVGSGISVLRKAINGDQQKRWSNTTQAEEDNVPEHLMNIAYEEEKGTDIDIERDASDEETTSSSLLQDCSNNDLPSDDFWKPFVTSSTIHPSEENGDGSPLQEQLHDSSDLSKSKLKSSKSMTRNKWKPEEVKKLIKMRGELNSKFQVLKGRMALWQEISSNLLSDGISRSPGQCKSLWASLVSKYEESKKDRKSQEKWPYFKDMNNILSDLEAPASK
- the LOC116009863 gene encoding ribonuclease J isoform X3; amino-acid sequence: MKMAVTSFSSSVSLCPYKLWYQPHLRRRFVSCSVRSPSVKGYADIRGAKLPRKRNVKGEGVGKSMEDAVQRKMEQFYEGSDGPPLRILPIGGLGEIGMNCMLVGYYDRYILIDAGVMFPGYDELGVVKIIPDTTFIEKWSHKIEAVVITHGHEDHIGALPWVIPALDSGTPIFASSFTLELIKKRLKEFSIFVPSRLKVFKTRRRFTAGPFEVEPIRVTHSIPDCCGLVLRCDAGTILHTGDWKIDESPLDGNIFDREALEELSKEGVTLMMSDSTNVLSPGRTLSETVVADSLLRHISAATGRIIATQFASNIHRLGSMKAAADLTGRKLVFVGMSLRTYLDAAWKAGKAPIDPSTLVKAEDIDSYAPKDLLIVTTGSQAEPRAALNLASYGSSHSLKLSKEDLILYSAKVIPGNETRVMKMLNRISEIGSTVIMGKNELLHTSGHGHREELEEVLRIVKPQHFLPIHGELLFLKEHELLGRSTGIRHSTVIKNGEMLGVSHLRNRRVLSNGFISLGKENLQLMYSDGDKAFGTAAELCVDERMRIASDGIIVVSMEILRPQPTDTLSEKVIKGKIRITTRCLWLDKGKLLDALHKAAHAALSSCPVNCPLHHIERTVSEVLRKLVRKYSSKRPEVIAIAIENPVSVLADEINGKLSGKSHVGSGISVLRKAINGDQQKRWSNTTQAEEDNVPEHLMNIAYEEEKGTDIDIERDASDEETTSSSLLQDCSNNDLPSDDFWKPFVTSSTIHPSEENGDGSPLQEQLHDSSDLSKSKLKSSKSMTRNKWKPEEVKKLIKMRGELNSKFQVLKGRMALWQEISSNLLSDGISRSPGQCKSLWASLVSKYEESKKDRKSQEKWPYFKDMNNILSDLEAPASK